Part of the Synergistaceae bacterium DZ-S4 genome, ACTCTATCGGGACCTTTTCTTTTACTGTCCTTTCATATATCTTTACCCATTGGACGCCGTGCTCTTCATCTCTGATGATGTCTCTGACGAATCTTTTGCCTATGACGTCTTCTTTTTTCAGTCCCGTGATTTCCTCAAAAGCCTTATTGACGTCGAGGAAGATGTAATCGACCATTTCCCCGGCATCATCGAATACGCCTTCATGGTAGGCGAAGGCGCATTGGGCATTGCTGATAGAATCTGCATAAACTTTCTCCAGGTCCATATAAAAGCCCCCGCAATAACATCAGTCTTTGCCGTAAATGTCTCAATAGTGCCGGTCGGCCGTCCTGTAAAACGCTCATAGAGCAGTTATTGCCTTATTCGGGCCAGGGGCAGCAGTTTGTCGGAGAACTCTTGGTCCGCAGGGGATACTTGCTTGCAGGAATGCCGCGTTGTACACATTTGAAAAAAATTACAGCCTTTTATACAATATTTTGCGGATTATGTAAAATAGATTAAATTCAATGTTTCCGATCATATTTAACTTTGTAAATCTATTCAAGCCTTTGCGTGCATCAATGCTTGTAGGATATTCCCTTCTGTAAGAACGTTCCGTTTTTTAAATCCTCAAATGCAGCCTCCAGTTCTTCCTCGGTGTTCATGACTATCGGCCCTCCCCAGGCGATGGTCTCACCCAGCTTCAGGGAACTAATAAACAACACCTGCATATTTGTATCGGCCGCCTTTATCTCGACGTGATCCCCCGGAGTAAGCTTTACCGCTGTTTTTTCCTTGACATGCTCTCCGCCGATATAGGCGTCTCCTGAAAGTGTGAAGATCATGGCGGAGTGCTCTTTTTCTGTATTTATTAGAACAGATGCACCTGGGTCGAGGTGTACATCATAAAAGTCCAGCGGGAGATATTTGCTTGAATAACCTTTTCTGTCCCCGTACCTGCCCGCAAGAAGCCTCAGTTTTCCATTCTCCAGCATAATTTCTTCAATCTGAGAATTTTTGATACTGTTGTAAGCGGGATCGGCCATCTTGTCTTTCGCCGGCATATTCAGCCACAGCTGTACGCCAAGCAGCCTTTCTGATGCAGGCAGCCTCTCTTCGTGCAAGATGCCCGACCCCGCCGTCATCCACTGGATCTCTCCGTCGGCGATGGTATCTTCGTTTCCCAGACTGTCCCTGTGGGTTATCTGCCCATGATAAACATAGGTAATGGTCTCTATCCCCCTGTGCGGATGCATGGGGAATCCAGCCTTATATTGTGCGGGGTCGGTACTGTCGAACGAATCCAGCAGCAGGATCGGATCGTATTCCTCCGAGGTCCTGCGTGACAGTACTCTGACGAGGTCCACCCCGGCACCGTCCTGTGTCCTAAACCCGTTGACCTGTTTCTTGATTTTTCGTTCCACCGGACTATCCTCCTAAATGATCATTTAATTGAACTGTCATTCCCAAAGATAAGCAGTCATTGAAATTGAACCAAGCTCGCAAGCTTTATTATAAACGCTGACCTTGTCATCTTCATCCGATGCTCCCAGCGCATATAAAAGAGGATAAAAATGGTCCGGGATCGGCACCGCCAGCTTTGCAAGATTGCCCTGATCCTCGTATTTCAAAATCTTCTCATGATCCTTTTTCATGATGTTTTCATAAACAAACCCGTCAAATTCGTATGCCCAGTCAAAACCTTCTCCGACTTTGTCCCATTCAGCAAGTCTTAAGTTATGAACTATATTCCCGGTGCCGAATATAAGAACTCCCTGCTCCCTTAAAGATCTTAACTCCCGGCCTATCGTGTAATGTGTTTCAGGAGGAGCATCGGCATCTATGCTTATCTGAAATACAGGAATGTCCCTTTCAGGATACATGTGAACCAATACTGACCAGGTGCCGTGGTCAATGCCCCATGAATTATTGTAGCTCGTTTCTCTTGAGATCAGTGCCTTTGATGCTTCAGCCGTCTCGGGTGAACCCGGCGTATTGTATACGATTTCATATAATTCCCTGGGAAAACCATACATGTCATAAATAGTTTTTGGGTTTTTCTCGTTCATGATTTTTGTGCCTTTTGTATACCAATGGGCTGAAATGGACAATATGACCTCCGGTCTTGGCATTAGTTCAGCCATTATTCTCCAGGTCCTTGAATAGAGGTTGTCTTCAATGGCATTCATCGGTGACCCGTGTCCTGCAAAGACAACTGGCATTTTTGTCACAGCATCTCACGCCCCTTTTTGACTGATGTTTGACCAATAAAATTTAATATTTAAACTAAGTAAACAAATATAGTCTATTAACCTAGTTTTTAACTGCCCAAGATGTGCCATAACTTAAGGGTGGCGGATTACTGCCAATAAGTCAGACCCTGCTGCAGGTCAGACTTCGTGTTATTTGATCAGCAGCTAAATGACAGATGATCTTGACATCGTGACCACTGTTTCAACGTGGCTTGAGAGGATAGAATGAATGTCATTTGATTATGTCCGTTCTCGGAAACATATCTACTGCGTTTTTTACACTATCGGTAGACGGAAACATATCCATAGGCTTCGCTGTTTTTTGAAAAACTGAGGTATGCTGTTAATTTTCAGTACCCAATACTGTAAATAACGTTACTCTCCTATTCACTAATGTAATTCAACAATCTTTCTAAAATGTCATGTGTAACTTTTAAGTTGTATTGTTCAATAAGGTGACTTTGCAAATCCATAACTAATAGCAAAGAATTTTTATAGGCTTCAAATAATTCTACCTTATCTAATCGAGCAGTGGTCTTTGCAAATTTTTTATAATTTTCAAGGCTAATTTCTTTTTCAAGGTTTTTACTCATGTTTAGCCAATTATCAGCATTTTTTTCTGCCATACGTATAAGTTGTAGTGTATTTTTTTGAAGTTGTGATAAGAGTTCTAATGAACGAGCATATTCTCCTCTTTTTAGAACGTTGATTCCCATCAACCATAGATTAGAGAAATTACACAACAAAAAATTAGCATTTTCTTCAGTAAGTCTATTTGGTCTTGCACCACTTATCTCTGATAAATAATTTTCTAATTGCCCTGTTTCATCGTAAATAAGCATAGCCTTCGTATCAGGAATATAACCTGAATCTTTAAACGAGGGGATTATGTTCATATCTTTTTCAGAAAGGAAATGAAATTCCCCACGTATAAGATTATCAAAAATAACTACCTCTGTTCCGTACTCATTTTTATAAAGCATCAAGTACGGAGCTACGTCAAACAACCAGTTGGATGAATCAAAGTTCGAGGTTATACTATCTTTCAAAAATATATAGAACTCTATATCAGAGTATTGGTCACCTTCTCCTTTGGTAAACGATCCATACATCATACAAGCTGTAATTCGTTCATCTGACTCAGTAAGATTCTTAACGTTTGCAATTAATTCTTTTTGTTTTAACATTTCTTCACCCTTTCATGTAAATATCTTTTAGTTATTGTGGCAACTCAAAATCTCTACAAACCTAAATTAATATTTTTCGTACAAATATTATTGCAAAAAGCATCATCATGCTCCACAAACAATAGTGTAGGACAATATTCCAAAATCATTTTTTCAATTTGGATACGTGAAAAAATATCAATATAGTTCAATGGCTCATCCCATATATACAAATGTGCACTTTCACAAAGGCTTTTAGCAATTAGTACTTTCTTTTTCTGACCAGCACTAAAATCCACCATGTTCTTATCAAACTGCTCTCTATTAAAATCCAGTTTACGAAGAATCGTTTTAAATAGAGTTTCATCGATCTTATTATTATAGGCAAATTCAGATAGATTACCTTTTAAATATGAAGTATCTTGCGAAATATAAGAAATTTTTAGTCCACTTGCTAGCATAAAATTTCCGGTAAATTTAATATCATCTCCATTAATCAATTTTAGGATACTAGACTTACCACTCCCATTTTTTCCGATAATGGCAACTCTATCACCAATATTGACTCTGAAATTAAGATTACTGCATACTTCTTTATCTCCATAAGACAATGATAAATCATTCGCTTCTATTAAGCACTCTTTGTGAAATTCAAGTGGTGAAATTTTTAAGTCATCATATTGTTCAATGTTGTGGAGCAGTTCTGATTTTTGTAAAACGGCTTCCTGATGTCTTGACTCAATATTTTTGGCACGTTTCATCGCTTTTGCAGCCTTATGTCCAACATAACCCTTATCCAGTTTTGAACCAGAATTTGTTGTTCCATATTTACTTTTTTCTACTTTATTTGACCAGTTTGAACTACGTTTTGCTGCATAAGACAACCTTCCTATTTCTTTAAGGAGTTTCTTGTTTTCTGCCAGTTCAAAATTATCTTGTAACGTTTTGTTCTCCCACCAAGAAGTAAAATTTCCCTTTTGGATTTCGATATTCGTTTTATTGATAGATAGTATATGGTCAACACATTGATCAAGTAAGCTTCTATCATGAGATACCAAAATAAACCCCTTCTTGCGTTTCAAATAGTTTTGCACTACATTACGTGCATCGATGTCAAGATGGTTTGTAGGTTCATCAATAAGCAGGAAACAACTCGCTGTAAGGAATAAAGCTGCAAGAAGGACCTTTGTTTGCTCACCATTTGACAATGTATTAAACGGACGATATAAAGCATCTTCTTGAACAT contains:
- a CDS encoding pirin family protein: MERKIKKQVNGFRTQDGAGVDLVRVLSRRTSEEYDPILLLDSFDSTDPAQYKAGFPMHPHRGIETITYVYHGQITHRDSLGNEDTIADGEIQWMTAGSGILHEERLPASERLLGVQLWLNMPAKDKMADPAYNSIKNSQIEEIMLENGKLRLLAGRYGDRKGYSSKYLPLDFYDVHLDPGASVLINTEKEHSAMIFTLSGDAYIGGEHVKEKTAVKLTPGDHVEIKAADTNMQVLFISSLKLGETIAWGGPIVMNTEEELEAAFEDLKNGTFLQKGISYKH
- the ygiD gene encoding 4,5-DOPA dioxygenase extradiol — protein: MPVVFAGHGSPMNAIEDNLYSRTWRIMAELMPRPEVILSISAHWYTKGTKIMNEKNPKTIYDMYGFPRELYEIVYNTPGSPETAEASKALISRETSYNNSWGIDHGTWSVLVHMYPERDIPVFQISIDADAPPETHYTIGRELRSLREQGVLIFGTGNIVHNLRLAEWDKVGEGFDWAYEFDGFVYENIMKKDHEKILKYEDQGNLAKLAVPIPDHFYPLLYALGASDEDDKVSVYNKACELGSISMTAYLWE
- the lnu(B) gene encoding lincosamide nucleotidyltransferase Lnu(B) yields the protein MLKQKELIANVKNLTESDERITACMMYGSFTKGEGDQYSDIEFYIFLKDSITSNFDSSNWLFDVAPYLMLYKNEYGTEVVIFDNLIRGEFHFLSEKDMNIIPSFKDSGYIPDTKAMLIYDETGQLENYLSEISGARPNRLTEENANFLLCNFSNLWLMGINVLKRGEYARSLELLSQLQKNTLQLIRMAEKNADNWLNMSKNLEKEISLENYKKFAKTTARLDKVELFEAYKNSLLLVMDLQSHLIEQYNLKVTHDILERLLNYISE
- the lsa(E) gene encoding ABC-F type ribosomal protection protein Lsa(E) — encoded protein: MSLINVSNLTFSYEGSYDNIFENVSFQIDTDWKLGFIGRNGRGKTTFLNLLLGKYAYSGNISSTVKFEYFPYDVEDKSLYTIEVMKSICTECMDWEIFREISLLDVQEDALYRPFNTLSNGEQTKVLLAALFLTASCFLLIDEPTNHLDIDARNVVQNYLKRKKGFILVSHDRSLLDQCVDHILSINKTNIEIQKGNFTSWWENKTLQDNFELAENKKLLKEIGRLSYAAKRSSNWSNKVEKSKYGTTNSGSKLDKGYVGHKAAKAMKRAKNIESRHQEAVLQKSELLHNIEQYDDLKISPLEFHKECLIEANDLSLSYGDKEVCSNLNFRVNIGDRVAIIGKNGSGKSSILKLINGDDIKFTGNFMLASGLKISYISQDTSYLKGNLSEFAYNNKIDETLFKTILRKLDFNREQFDKNMVDFSAGQKKKVLIAKSLCESAHLYIWDEPLNYIDIFSRIQIEKMILEYCPTLLFVEHDDAFCNNICTKNINLGL